Proteins encoded in a region of the Paucibacter sediminis genome:
- a CDS encoding MFS transporter, producing the protein MQGFLYSEVLTVLALMVGGVATPWWVAQQGGAQALALNGTLTSVAAFLFMPLLAPLGDAWPKQRLMMAGLLLSALGAAGMAGMISAQAYSLGWVLAIGALGALAWGLMAPASLSIAAELVPSAQLPEALRLQRSAQSLGRVLGPAVGGLLVSASTGVAVWAQCGLLLAAALAVRAIPRHAAAAAAPRGAWRDELRQGLKASWSVKIERGWTLVSFVGSTCLLPGFGLLVPLKLQSLGLSGGWLGAAEAGLSLGMLGGALGGSNWVAARLGRFHTRVGGTLLQGLGLCLAGATSQGLLLVLALFGVGFANSCGVLAGQTHRMLAIPAHFRARLNAVSMMQLQVSAALGPALVGWALLHAEVSTVYVAMGAIGALSALGFLLVPGLREMLSLEHEQVRDWYAHQHPELFHAQSSPTS; encoded by the coding sequence ATGCAGGGGTTTCTGTACAGCGAGGTGCTGACCGTGCTGGCCCTGATGGTGGGCGGCGTGGCCACACCCTGGTGGGTGGCACAGCAGGGCGGGGCGCAGGCGCTGGCGCTGAACGGCACGCTGACCTCGGTGGCGGCCTTTCTCTTCATGCCCTTGCTGGCGCCGCTGGGCGACGCCTGGCCCAAGCAACGCCTGATGATGGCCGGCCTGCTGCTGAGCGCCCTGGGCGCGGCGGGCATGGCCGGCATGATTAGCGCGCAGGCCTACAGCCTGGGCTGGGTGCTGGCGATCGGCGCCCTCGGCGCGCTGGCCTGGGGCCTGATGGCGCCGGCCTCGCTGTCGATCGCGGCCGAGCTGGTGCCCTCGGCCCAGCTGCCCGAAGCGCTGCGCCTGCAGCGCAGCGCCCAATCGCTCGGGCGCGTGCTGGGGCCGGCCGTGGGAGGCTTGCTGGTGAGTGCGTCCACCGGCGTGGCCGTGTGGGCGCAATGCGGGCTGCTGCTCGCCGCCGCGCTGGCGGTGCGCGCAATCCCGCGTCATGCCGCGGCGGCGGCGGCTCCGCGCGGCGCCTGGCGCGACGAATTGCGCCAGGGCCTGAAGGCCAGCTGGTCGGTCAAGATCGAGCGCGGCTGGACCCTGGTGAGCTTTGTCGGCAGCACCTGCCTGCTGCCGGGCTTCGGCCTGCTGGTGCCGCTGAAGCTGCAATCGCTGGGGCTCTCGGGCGGCTGGCTGGGCGCGGCCGAGGCGGGCCTGTCGCTGGGCATGCTGGGGGGCGCGCTGGGCGGCTCCAACTGGGTGGCCGCCAGGCTGGGGCGCTTCCACACCCGCGTCGGCGGCACCCTGCTGCAGGGGCTGGGCCTGTGCCTGGCGGGCGCCACCTCCCAGGGCCTGCTGCTGGTGCTGGCCCTGTTCGGCGTCGGTTTTGCCAATTCCTGCGGCGTGCTCGCCGGCCAGACGCATCGCATGCTGGCCATTCCCGCGCATTTCCGCGCCCGGCTCAATGCCGTCAGCATGATGCAGCTGCAGGTGTCGGCCGCGCTGGGGCCGGCGCTGGTCGGCTGGGCCCTGCTGCATGCCGAGGTGAGCACCGTCTATGTGGCGATGGGCGCGATCGGGGCCTTGTCGGCGCTGGGCTTTCTGCTCGTGCCGGGCCTGCGCGAGATGCTGAGCCTTGAACATGAGCAGGTGCGCGACTGGTACGCACATCAGCACCCCGAACTCTTCCATGCACAATCCTCGCCAACTTCCTGA
- the dusA gene encoding tRNA dihydrouridine(20/20a) synthase DusA produces the protein MLDWTDRHCRFFHRLLTKQTRLYTEMVTTGALLHGDQPRHLDFNPEEHPVALQLGGSEPADLAACARLAERWGYDEVNLNCGCPSERVQRGAFGACLMAEPGLVADGVKAMRDAVSHIPVTVKHRIGIDRIESYDFVRDFVGRIAEAGCEVFIVHARNAWLQGLSPKENREVPPLRYELVHRLKREFPALTIVLNGGIKTDAEIAEQLQYVDGVMVGRQAYHEPWQMAAWDERFFGRSGPAELGPGGREQVEEAWIAYLQQQVAQGRPWSQAMRHALGLWNGAAGARRWRQVWSDHHLKGLPPAVVQGQASAARLGVAAHVAQGARAA, from the coding sequence ATGCTGGACTGGACCGACCGCCACTGCCGCTTTTTCCACCGCCTGCTCACCAAGCAGACCCGGCTCTACACCGAGATGGTCACCACCGGTGCGCTGCTGCATGGCGACCAGCCACGGCATCTGGACTTCAATCCGGAGGAGCATCCGGTGGCCCTGCAGCTGGGCGGCTCCGAGCCCGCGGACCTGGCCGCCTGCGCCAGGCTGGCCGAGCGCTGGGGCTACGACGAGGTGAACCTGAACTGCGGCTGCCCCAGCGAGCGGGTGCAGCGCGGTGCCTTCGGCGCCTGCCTGATGGCCGAGCCCGGCCTGGTTGCCGATGGCGTGAAGGCGATGCGCGATGCCGTCTCGCACATTCCCGTCACGGTGAAGCACCGCATCGGCATCGATCGCATCGAGAGCTACGACTTCGTGCGCGACTTCGTCGGCCGCATCGCCGAGGCCGGCTGCGAGGTCTTCATCGTGCATGCGCGCAATGCCTGGCTGCAAGGCCTCTCGCCCAAGGAGAACCGCGAGGTGCCGCCGCTGCGCTACGAGCTGGTGCACCGGCTCAAGCGCGAGTTCCCGGCGCTCACCATCGTGCTCAACGGCGGCATCAAGACCGACGCCGAGATCGCCGAGCAACTGCAGTATGTCGATGGCGTGATGGTGGGCCGCCAGGCCTATCACGAGCCCTGGCAGATGGCGGCCTGGGACGAACGCTTCTTCGGCCGCAGCGGCCCAGCCGAGCTTGGCCCGGGCGGGCGCGAGCAGGTGGAAGAGGCCTGGATCGCCTATCTGCAACAGCAGGTGGCGCAGGGCCGGCCCTGGTCGCAGGCGATGCGCCACGCGCTGGGCCTGTGGAACGGCGCCGCCGGCGCAAGGCGCTGGCGCCAGGTCTGGTCCGACCATCATCTGAAGGGCCTGCCGCCGGCGGTGGTGCAGGGCCAGGCGAGCGCGGCGCGCCTCGGTGTGGCGGCGCATGTAGCGCAGGGCGCACGCGCGGCCTGA